One Spinacia oleracea cultivar Varoflay chromosome 4, BTI_SOV_V1, whole genome shotgun sequence DNA segment encodes these proteins:
- the LOC110788225 gene encoding uncharacterized protein isoform X1: protein MVCLACLLPLFLIPVVNALPLLFHILMARVYRLLGWEYTKPERVPPACPYKPGMATKTDNSGMHSHCRSHLYLLYAHKCPIDARVLLLLPIDNCAPLRNLCSLVLHDPFDFVPHNACSLTAIRGRKTVVQLDAAI, encoded by the exons ATG GTTTGTTTGGCATGCTTGTTGCCTCTATTCTTGATCCCAGTTGTTAATGCTCTTCCCCTATTGTTCCATATTCTGATG GCGAGAGTGTATCGATTATTAGGTTGGGAATACACAAAACCCGAAAGGGTTCCTCCAGCATGCCCTTACAAGCCAGGGATGGCCACCAAAACTGATAATTCCGGT ATGCACTCGCATTGTCGGTCCCACTTGTACTTGCTGTACGCACACAAGTGTCCGATCGACGCTCGCGTCCTTCTCTTGTTGCCAATAGACAACTGTGCCCCTTTGAGAAACCTTTGCTCGCTCGTGCTTCACGATCCCTTCGACTTCGTTCCGCACAATGCTTGCTCCCTTACCGCCATTAG GGGCAGGAAGACAGTAGTTCAACTTGATGCGGCTATATAA
- the LOC110788225 gene encoding uncharacterized protein isoform X2 has product MVCLACLLPLFLIPVVNALPLLFHILMARVYRLLGWEYTKPERVPPACPYKPGMATKTDNSGMHSHCRSHLYLLYAHKCPIDARVLLLLPIDNCAPLRNLCSLVLHDPFDFVPHNACSLTAIR; this is encoded by the exons ATG GTTTGTTTGGCATGCTTGTTGCCTCTATTCTTGATCCCAGTTGTTAATGCTCTTCCCCTATTGTTCCATATTCTGATG GCGAGAGTGTATCGATTATTAGGTTGGGAATACACAAAACCCGAAAGGGTTCCTCCAGCATGCCCTTACAAGCCAGGGATGGCCACCAAAACTGATAATTCCGGT ATGCACTCGCATTGTCGGTCCCACTTGTACTTGCTGTACGCACACAAGTGTCCGATCGACGCTCGCGTCCTTCTCTTGTTGCCAATAGACAACTGTGCCCCTTTGAGAAACCTTTGCTCGCTCGTGCTTCACGATCCCTTCGACTTCGTTCCGCACAATGCTTGCTCCCTTACCGCCATTAG GTGA
- the LOC110788225 gene encoding uncharacterized protein isoform X3, translated as MVCLACLLPLFLIPVVNALPLLFHILMARVYRLLGWEYTKPERVPPACPYKPGMATKTDNSGVKGEDESLMKDLNSKSVELDTQKTD; from the exons ATG GTTTGTTTGGCATGCTTGTTGCCTCTATTCTTGATCCCAGTTGTTAATGCTCTTCCCCTATTGTTCCATATTCTGATG GCGAGAGTGTATCGATTATTAGGTTGGGAATACACAAAACCCGAAAGGGTTCCTCCAGCATGCCCTTACAAGCCAGGGATGGCCACCAAAACTGATAATTCCGGT GTGAAAGGAGAAGATGAATCTTTAATGAAGGATCTGAACTCAAAATCAGTTGAGTTGGACACCCAAAAGACTGATTGA